CCGTTCCAGTTGGTGTATGCCGTGACGGGTGCGTTTTTCATGATCAAGGCACTGCTGATCGCGCCCAATCTCGTGGCCTTTTTCGACAACGACCAGAAGAAGTTCTATGAGGCCCTTGGGTATGGTCACGCATCCGTTCCCTTCGCCGGGGAAAAGGTGGCGGAATGGCCCTCGTTTGGACAGTTGGCCGCCTCGGTAGAAGGGAGATGGAAGGGTTTCCAGATTACGGAATTGCACATCGTGCACTTTGGAGACCGCTCGATGCAGGTGACGTTTGAGGGCAGCATCCCGAAGACGGAGAAGTTTGTGGGTCGGGGTGCGGTGACCTTCGATGCGGGTGGACGGGCGCTTCATGTGGCCGATCCGTACCGGAGTGTTTCCTATGTGGAGACTGTGAAAGACGTGCTCTACCGCCTGCATTATGGCGACTATGCCGGTTACGGACTGCGCCTCTTCAGCTTCCTGATGGGACTGACGGGCTGTTTTGTGGTGCTGTCGGGTGTCATGATTTGGTTAACGGCGCGGAATAAGAAGAAACTACCCGAAGCCAAGCGGCGCTTCAACGAACGGGTGGCGCGGGTGTATCTGGCGATCTGCCTCCCGATGCTACCGGTCACCGCTTTGGCGTTTGTGGTGGTGAAGCTGTTTCCGATGCGTGGGGCGGCGTTCCTGTATACCTTTTACTTTCTTACCTGGCTGGCCGCTGCGCTTTTCTTCGTCTGGAAAGCAGACAACCGTTTTACGAACCGGGCTTCGCTTGTGGCGACGGCCGTGTTGGGTGCCGTTATTCCCCTAATCAACGGACTCACCACGGGTAATTGGCTGTGGACATCGGTAGCCACCGGACAGGTGCAGTCGTTTGTGGTCGACTTGTTATGGTGGGTGTTGGCTGTGGGAGCGGGGTATGCGTTTTGGAAAAGTAGTCAGTCGCAGTCGCAGTAGTATGAGTAGGCAGTGGGCAGTCGCAGTAGGCAGTCTCAGTAGACAGTAGTCAGTGAGGGAAATCGCTTTCATACCCGAGGACTCCTTTACTCAGCTACTCATGGACTTAGGGACTCCTTCCCAAAAAAACCTTCACGCTCTCCCCTGGATAAAGATGTACTCGTTCCCCGTCCGTTGGGAGTAATGATGGGTATTGCCCTGCCTCAAGATGTAAGTGTCTATAATGTAAACACGCTATAAACACGCTATAAACACGACATATATACGACATATATACGACATATATACGACATAAATATTCTATAAAAGGGTAGATGACCCGTCCTGAGCATCCTTTATCC
This genomic interval from Flavobacterium sp. HJ-32-4 contains the following:
- a CDS encoding PepSY domain-containing protein; this translates as MDNRNYNIFFHLHTVSGIVISVLVYVIFFAGSFSFFRDDIVNWERNESPNTSDAIHTDYDLALRRLDSAHALYGREVEIRRFFAEENLGVSLEPSKDTVANPKGKAGAFFYYHSKTGRTQTYEDSYTLGEFLYRLHFFAQVPTGYYLSGFTALFLLFALLTGILIHWKKIISNFFVFRPREKLKTLWTDAHTALGVIGLPFQLVYAVTGAFFMIKALLIAPNLVAFFDNDQKKFYEALGYGHASVPFAGEKVAEWPSFGQLAASVEGRWKGFQITELHIVHFGDRSMQVTFEGSIPKTEKFVGRGAVTFDAGGRALHVADPYRSVSYVETVKDVLYRLHYGDYAGYGLRLFSFLMGLTGCFVVLSGVMIWLTARNKKKLPEAKRRFNERVARVYLAICLPMLPVTALAFVVVKLFPMRGAAFLYTFYFLTWLAAALFFVWKADNRFTNRASLVATAVLGAVIPLINGLTTGNWLWTSVATGQVQSFVVDLLWWVLAVGAGYAFWKSSQSQSQ